A region from the Hippoglossus hippoglossus isolate fHipHip1 chromosome 16, fHipHip1.pri, whole genome shotgun sequence genome encodes:
- the tnfrsf1a gene encoding tumor necrosis factor receptor superfamily member 1A has product MEEAGHRGRRNKNPPVGTILLLMCMVVPTLAYLPSSESTCPTDDYSPGKGICCNKCLPGNKLVEVCNATGHRSKCAPCPAGQFMDKINYSTTCRACSVCKATKNEKTLKNCEKDQNTICQCYDGHYRSYIDSVTYECRKCAQCGPNEKEKQNCTNLTNTVCECKENYYRVKKTCEPCKSCTSECNHGCPLPSLNPNGNDRGEQFFTNIIAGVVAVALVLLVLVALITHVVTKRTIKKKWAQPSSQPTADSPDSSEVVLICSEGCSDNSSVEVTPNSSVSDQLPPNLPDCVPLEIETSDLIYSVLDLVSALQVKQLVRTLGVRDTEIEQAELDHRPCREAHYQMLRLWAERVSRADGGGQSGMLHWPLLQELLDKLRTMRLGGVAEELETKYSFQ; this is encoded by the exons ATGGAGGAAGCTGGACACAGAGGACGGAGGAATAAAAATCCCCCTGTGGGCACAATACTGCTCCTCATG TGCATGGTCGTTCCCACTTTGGCATATTTGCCATCTTCAGAGTCCACGTGTCCCACTGACGACTACTCCCCTGGAAAGGGAATTTGTTGCAACAAATGTTtgccag GTAATAAGCTTGTAGAGGTGTGTAATGCTACGGGTCACAGAAGTAAATGTGCTCCATGTCCTGCTGGACAATTCATGGATAAGATTAATTACTCCACCACATGCAGAGCGTGCAGTGTCTGCAAAG CGACAAAGAATGAAAAGACTCtaaaaaattgtgaaaaagaccaaaacactATTTGTCAATGCTATGACGGTCATTACAGATCTTACATCGACTCAGTAACGTACGAGTGTCGCAAATGTGCACAATGTGGACCtaatgaaaaggaaaagcaaaacT GCAcaaacctgacaaacacagttTGTGAATGTAAGGAGAACTACTACAGAGTCAAAAAAACGTGTGAACCCTGCAAGAG TTGTACCAGTGAGTGCAACCATGGCTGTCCACTTCCTAGTCTGAATCCAAATG GTAACGACAGAGGAGAGCAATTTTTCACAAACATAATTGCTGGAGTTGTTGCTGTGGCTCTTGTGTTGTTGGTGCTGGTCGCTCTCATCACTCACGTGGTCACTAAACGCACCATCAAGAAGAAGTGGGCACAGCCGTCCTCCCAACCGACTGCTGATTCTCCGGACTCTTCCGAG GTGGTCCTGATCTGTAGTGAAGGATGTTCAGACAACAGCAGCGTCGAAGTCACTCCCAACAGCTCTGTGAGTGACCAGCTGCCACCCAATCTGCCTGACTGTGTCCCCCTGGAAATCGAGA CCTCTGACCTAATCTACTCAGTGTTGGATCTAGTTTCTGCGCTGCAGGTGAAGCAGCTGGTGCGTACTCTAGGTGTGAGGGATACAGAGATCGAACAAGCAGAGCTGGATCACCGGCCCTGCAGGGAGGCTCACTACCAGATGCTGCGGTTGTGGGCTGAGAGAGTGTCTCGTGCGGATGGAGGAGGTCAAAGTGGAATGCTGCACTGGCCTTTGTTGCAGGAGTTGTTGGACAAACTGAGGACGATGCGCCTGGGAGGGGTGGCCGAGGAGCTGGAGACAAAGTACAGCTTTCAGTAA
- the cd27 gene encoding tumor necrosis factor receptor superfamily member 6: MQLLCHVAFLLLCSLPFLSSVFPLDCSSTQYPWPVVESKLCCEMCPPGHHMNPRQHNNSCTRVCVSCEGERYIDTYNVALTCSNCKLCEHPNMEYKSRCSFTQNAECRCKTGYNCKDKPCTRCVPTPTLPPATTTPHCTMATCCSTQGRHCNHSNTLHGCLRVLTMPLSFILTEKAWFLVIIALLCIGIALVVVTKIKPLLRWIRSKDSFFFTDKPEQSYSEDDDQSKPVQEVCGECDQPIDVCLKC; the protein is encoded by the exons ATGCAGCTACTCTGTCATGTtgctttcctcctcctgtgcagTCTCCCTTTCCTCTCATCTGTGTTTCCCCTAGATTGCAGTAGTACACAATATCCCTGGCCAGTGGTTGAATCCAAGTTATGCTGTGAGATGTGCCCACCAG gTCATCATATGAATCCGCGTCAGCACAACAACTCATGTACAAGAGTGTGTGTATCTTGCGAGGGGGAACGATACATTGATACTTACAATGTGGCGTTGACTTGTTCAAATTGCAAACTTTGCGAACATC ctaACATGGAGTATAAGTCAAGATGTAGTTTCACTCAGAACGCTGAGTGCAGATGCAAAACTGGCTACAACTGCAAAGACAAACCCTGCACCCGGTGTGTGCCGACACCCACCCTCCCTCCAGCCACTACCA CGCCACACTGCACCATGGCAACGTGTTGCAGCACTCAAGGACGCCactgtaaccatagcaacacaTTACA TGGTTGTTTACGTGTTCTAACAATGCCTCTTTCCTTCATTCTTACAGAGAAAGCGTGGTTCCTGGTGATAATCGCCCTCCTGTGTATTGGAATTGCACTTGTCGTTGTAACAAAAATAAAGCCCCTACTGCGCTGGATCAGGTCCAAGGACA GCTTCTTTTTTACTGACAAACCAGAACAATCATACTCTGAGGACGACGATCAATCCAAGCCTGTCCAGGAAGTCTGCGGGGAATGTGACCAACCTATTGATGTGTGCCTTAAATGCTAA